From the genome of Oryza glaberrima chromosome 1, OglaRS2, whole genome shotgun sequence:
ACTTGCCACAAACTTTCTTTGCCCTAATTTGGTACGAGCACCAAGGGATTAGACTAATTAAACCTATTGAGAAACCGGTCACTAATCGTTAACTACCTCTACGTATACTCTAAAAACCTCGTGAACAGTCACTGGCATATAGAACCAATTACGCCTAACCTGCCAACAAATACTATAACGTTATTGTGTCTAGCTCCGTAAGAGCAAGAAGAATAATAATAAGCTATAAAACTGATATAAGCTATAATAAGCTATAAAACTGATATAAGCTATAGTCGGCTATAAAACTTATATAAGCTTATGTGAAAAAGAGAAGTaaccaaaaaaaagaatattggcTGTTATGCAAGAGCTAGTTTAACACGTGTtgcaagacaaatatattaaatgtataaatgagagagaagaagaaaaattaaaGCTGTTGGTTTTAAAATAGGCTAAATGAgcttactattaaacttgctataaCAAACATATTCTCGTAATAAGATAAGGTGAGAACACATGACAGCCGCCGACCAACTAATTAAGCCCCAAACATGAGACAAAAACGACCTCGAATTAATCATGGGTGGCAAGTGCGAGCCTCTGACAGAATAATTGGACCTCAAATCGATCGCTTAGTTAGGATTTATTTCTGACTTGTGATCTGCGAGCGCTGTGAAGGTGGGGGGTGATCTTGATTTGTTTAGCCCAGCTGTGGGGCAAGATCCTAAGCTGGCTGGGTTTAGCAGTTTTCAAACGCTTAAATAATGCGTCGCCGGGTTTGGTGATTAGCGCTGGGAATCTCTTCGCAGATGGGAACAAAAGTCCAACCCGACACCACACAGGGCAATCGGTGGCAGCGTCCTGCCATTTTCCGCTGAAAATTTTGATCGGTGGTTGACCCCTCTTCCGTGTGTGGGACACGGGTGAAATTAAACGGCATTACGTCCATGGAAATGGTTCTCGATTGATCGGTAGTTTTCGTATTTTATGAattctacaaaaaaaaaaatttgcggGGATGAATTCTACAAATTGACTTTATATAGATGTTTAAAaattcattttacttttatagaaATTGTGTTTGATCACTCAGCAATTTCTGTTTCGTTTATATTTGACAttctccctccgtaaaaaaacaTAGTATTAGAATGTGATAACGACTATAAAAATGTCTaaattctttgtattattatatGCCACATCTTAGCACAaggttgtttttgttttttttttttttttgacgaataGAGTAGTGCGCAGGGGTGCGGTTCTCTCTGTGATCGCAACGACGAAATCATGAAAATATAGAGATTTATGTGTTACAAGTCGTCGCAGCTTTCGATTGTGTAACAACAGGGCTCGTTTGAAACACGAGAGGGGTATTACTGTCAACGATCACTGTGAAAAAAAGCCTGTAAATTTTCTCGCTGTCGCGAGCACTAGCAACGCACTCGCGACTCACACACATGTGTGTGGCACGCTTTATGGTGGCACGCGTGCGTATGCTAGGGCTAGGAAGGTCtcgcaggcaggcaggcaacgAGAGGCTTTTCTCCTCTATAAAAAGTGGTTACTGTGCAGAGGTCaagccacacacacacatacactgATACACAGATCGGCAGAAAGGAAGGAGAAGCAGCCAAGCAGAGGCCCCGGTCTCGTCACCggtaagagagaaaaagagaagtgaaattgaggaagaggaggagaatgtgatggcgcagcagcagcggcggcggcggcgcgggggctctctcgccgtgctcctcctcctcctcctcctcggggcGCTgctgctctccctctccctcctcgctcgcgtcgacgccgccgccgccacggttTCGTCAGGTAGTACTCTGTTGCGCTatacctcgccgtcgccggccggccgtgcttctccctcttctttcggttggcatcgtcgtcgtcgccgtcgttgcgCTCATGGCCGtggttctttctttctttcttgcagCGAATCTCGATTGGAAtgagggagaggtggcggtggcgactcCGCTAGGACAGGTTTGCCTGCCTTCCCAGTTCTTGAATCTTTGATCATCTATGTGCATCCTCTCCTCCTGATTACGCTACTCTTTAATTAGTCTTGTTTTTGCTGTGacaggaggcggtggcggcggcggaggaggagggtgacCGGCCGCCGGAGAGGGTGGAGATGGAGTCCATCAACGACTACGGCCAAGCCAGCGCCAACAACCGCCACAACCCGCATCCGTGACATGACCTGCCAACCGGAGCTGGATCTTAATTAGCTACTACTAGTTAATTATCTATGCAATGTTCtcctcattatctaaaaaaatgtaatGTGTTCTCCTCAgtataatactccatccgttccacaatataagagattttaagtttttacttgcaacgttcgaccactcgtcttattcaatttttttctgcaaatataaaaaacgaaaagttatgcttcaAATACGGTAGATAATAAAGccaagtcacaaataaaataaataaaaatttcaaaatttttttgaataaaatgagaggtcaaacattacaaacaaaaattcaaaatctcttatattatgagacaaaatcctttatatgggacggagggaaggGAGTACTTGTTAGTGCCTAACAAGCTCACACACCACTCTCCCTGCTGGTCAACCTGTACTTGTAGAGGCATGCATGTACCTTCACCTTTGCTTCGTTTTCGTATTAGAAAGAGAGATCAAGAGAAGCATCCATTTCTAGCTTTGTACTTTCGAGTTCGTATTAGCTGAAAGGGACAAAATCTGAAGATGCAGGCAGTACATTTGTCACTCGCAGGGGAAAAAAGTGCATCGACTAAATTTGACCCAAAATTAATTCAGCAGCTTCAGTCACAACTAAAAAGTTCAGAGAGCTTGGGAGCTGAGCAGAACAAACAATTCTTGCAAACGTATGTAAGTTGAGTCCGCCCCAATTCATGCAAGTTTCTAGCATCTATAGCTTCTTTCATAATTAAAATCTCCCCACAAACAACCCAGCTTTTCATCCGATGATGAATAATGCTGAGATCAAGGCCAAAGCGGTGACTGGTGATGACGCCAACCGGCGGATGGAGCAGCCGCTATCCTGACTCTGCTCGGACCAGGGGCTCTTATGCAAATACTCAGACGCTACCATTGGTAGGCTGGTAGCGATCCAATGTTTTGCAAAGATTTTGCTTCTCTCATCTCTTGCTTTTGGTTAAATCTTATCTCTCAACTCTAAAACTGGGTATAACATTTTCTTTAACTTTAAAAACCGATGTAAATTAACACCTTTGGTGGTTTTAAAACGGTTTCTTCTCACGTGGCTGGTCAACTGGTCCACGTGTTTTGATGTGGCATCCAGTTATCaaagaaattgaaaataaaagtGGGGCCCACAAGTAAGTGACAagagtaaaattttaaaaattgtgAGGCCCACTTGTTAGCCCACTACTCCCTTCTCAATCTTGACGTGTCGCCGCTGGCGGCAGCGGACAATGACGGTGATGACATGCATCACCTACAATGACAACGAGCACTGCCGTCGCACACGCTGTCCCACACTCATGCTTGAAGAGCCCCCCGTGGCGGCGTTGAAATTGGGTCCGGAGACGGCAGTGTGGTTGGCGACGGCAGGGGTAGCAAGGGAAAGAGAGTAGCGAAGAAGATTTACTGCTTCCCCATGCCACCGGCCTGTCTCACCTTCTGAGCATCCTGCTGATATGAGAGTATCACCTACCTCTGATTGGCTCGCCAGGGAAG
Proteins encoded in this window:
- the LOC127755097 gene encoding uncharacterized protein LOC127755097; the protein is MAQQQRRRRRGGSLAVLLLLLLLGALLLSLSLLARVDAAAATVSSANLDWNEGEVAVATPLGQEAVAAAEEEGDRPPERVEMESINDYGQASANNRHNPHP